The genomic DNA CTCCACCACTGTATGAAACTTTAACGTTTTCGCTATCGGTCGTGATTTCATACGAATTAGACCCCACGTATGGGTCGTCCCAGTGGATATTTATATTGCAAACTTCCTCAGTGACAAAATCATAAAAAGCGTAGGAGCAAAGTGCCTCCGTGCCCGTAGCGAACCCGTCCGACTCCGTCTTCCAATAGCCTTTGCCGGGCACATTGGAGCTCGGCTTCAATATTTTCTGCGGAGGATAGGTATCCCATTCCCCATGATCTAACTTCAGAGAGTTTTGAATTAGACTCAAGGTGGAGTCGAGGAAATTCTCAAAATAAACATCAACGCTTCTTTTAGCCATCGGTATAATTCCTTTTATTGAATTAACATTGCGCCTGCAATAGTTGGTTTGGGTTTTGCTCCGGCTGTTCTATGTGTCTGGTTGTATGCGATTGCTCCTTTTTATAGACTTTGTTAGTTATTTCTGATGCCCCGTTCAGGCATGGTTTTTAAATATTTGCCAGTAAGTGTTTCGGGCTTTGATTTTTTATCAGGAAGGGGCTTGCTGTCCTGTTTCCAGTTCAGGTACTTATTATTGATTTCAGCTTGTACTGATTAAAAATTTACTTATGCATCATCAGTTGATCGTGCGCAGTTAGAAACTCATCGTACGTTTTTGATGAATATGCGGTTAAATTTTTGGCATTGGTGGGCAATTTGATGAGCTCCTTATTCCATTAGGAGTGACGATTGAATCTATCCCTTCAAGCTAAGTTAACCACATACTATGGTTTGTTTAATCCTAACAGAGGCTAGACGGCGATCTTTAAAAGTCAAGCAACGTGTAGCGGATATGAGCCGTGCGATGCGCTTATGAGCAAACCGGGCTTGTTGGTTGTATAACCCTATATTTTGTGCAGGTAACGGCAGAGTGACGACTCTGGACAAGATCCTTGCCTAGCCATCAGAGCTGGTCATTGTTGAATGGAGCCGTGTGGTGCAAGCGCTGCGGCGGGATGCAGCAAGAGGTAGATCACTGCAATTTCCATTCCCCAAGTCGCACGATGTTCGGTGCAAACGTCCAACCATGGGCTGGAGGATGTAAAGCCTGCCCTTGATAACCATAATCGCGGTGTAAATCTGCTTCAGTGCAGAAATGCAAAGCCCCGAATGTTCGCGGCTCCTGGGCTTCTATTTTCGCCTCCATCCTTTAATGGCTGGCGAACGTGGTGGCGAGATTACCAGCGATGTATTCGTAATTCACTACTGCTATAAATGGATTGGGTTCGGTCGGCAGGACGCCGTGAGGGCTGTGCGCAAAACCTCCTCTGGAGACGGCGAGTTTCCGTTTACATAAGCACAAAAAAGCGGGTGTTTTACCTGCACTGGAATTTATTTTTTCTAAAAACAATAGGTTATATTGATTTAGTGCCCAGCATGGGGTGCTAGGGGGCGAGTGTTCGAATCACTCCGTCCCGACCATATAATTCAATGACTTAGGCCAATGCTCACAGCATTGGCCTTTTTCATGGG from Pseudomonas baetica includes the following:
- a CDS encoding aegerolysin family protein, which translates into the protein MAKRSVDVYFENFLDSTLSLIQNSLKLDHGEWDTYPPQKILKPSSNVPGKGYWKTESDGFATGTEALCSYAFYDFVTEEVCNINIHWDDPYVGSNSYEITTDSENVKVSYSGGGGDNATVTFRAEKK